From the genome of Brassica oleracea var. oleracea cultivar TO1000 chromosome C4, BOL, whole genome shotgun sequence:
CTTTACAAAGATGACACCAAGCAAAATCTCTGAGGAGTTCTCAGATAGTTTTGAGGATAGATACGAAGAGACAAGCAGGCTTAGAAACTAAAACAAAGAGTACAATCTCTCTCTGCTCTCGCTCTCTCTCTCCCCCGATTGCAAGAAGCATAAACATGAAACAACAGGGAGAAAAAAGATTGAAAACTCTTTCAGTTTCAGATATATAGATTAATGTTGTTATTTATTACATTGTGATCGCCGTGAAAAAGGCTTCTCTATAGCTAACAGGAGTTTGATTCTTTTTCTGTGTTTCTTTCCAAAAAAGTAGTATTCTCTTTTTCTGATATTCACATAAGTATAAAGTGTATGCAGTCAAAATTGCTCCCGCACGCACGAAAGAGAAAACAATATTTTATTTGTCTAACCTCTTTGCTTTATGACTCAGTTTGTGTAGTGCCAAACTTCTTAGTCTCTTTGCTTGTTCCTTCCTGGTAGCTTCAAGAAGATGCCAAACAATTATAAGAATATAATTCTGTTACATTACCAACAAAAGAGGTTTTAGCTGAGTGTAAGATCTATCATAGCTTCTGTAAGATTGTTTGCAAACACTTTTTCATTATAGAAAATGGAAAATGAGTACCTCAAAATAGTTGTCAAAGCACGAATCTTCAAACAGAAACCTCTTCCTCGGAAACTCGCTATCAAAGATGACCTACTTATCTAAGCTTCTTCTTCTTCTTCTTTTTGTTTTATCTTATTAATATTGTTATAAGGAGAATCTGACTAGTCACCATTCTGAGCGGCAGGACTATGATTTAAACTTTTTGTTTGGCTCTGGTTCTCACCATGGCTTTGAGTCTCATCCAGCTTCTGGCTCTCCATATGGGTTTGATGCTCGATCTGAACCTGGTTAGTGTGGCTCTTGATCTTGATTACCTGACTCTAACAACCGTCCAACAATTAAAAAAAAAAACTAATCCAGAACCATAAACTTTCTTTGTAGTGAGCATATCTTACCTTGTACATGTACTTCCTACGAAGTTTCATGGCTGTGCGTATGCATCTCCTTACGCGAAACACAAGAACCTTATCATTGAATATCTGTAAAAAAAAACATCTCCTGAATCAGTATATATAGATATGCATCTCATCACAAGTAAGGTGAAAGTTTCCACCTGTATCATGTCATCAATTGAGCGAGTTTCCTTAATGATCTTGTGCCGATTCATGATTAAAATCGCCGCCACACAAAACACAGGAAGAGCATAATCCCCTCTCTTGATTGATGAAACTACACAAGGGACATGTGTTGTTGTTGTTCTATCGTTCCTTGACCAAAGACTCCTTGTCAAACCACAGAAGTGATATGCAGAGTATGATGATGATGATGACTTCATCCCACTCTCTTCATAGAGCGGACCAGTAGTCTTTGGCAATGGACCACTCTTCGGCAGCAAACCGCTCATAGACAACAAACCGCTGCTCTTCGAAATTGGCCCGCTCTTTGAAATCGCTGGCTCCCTCTTTATACTATCACCATTTATCGCTTCTTCATTCACCTCAGCTTCAGTTTTTCTCGGAAGCTGAATCACCAAAGGCTCCAAGCAATCATTCCCCAAAGCTTCAGTCACAGATTCATCATAATCAGCTGCCCACATCATCTAAAAATTGCATGGTTGTTTAGTACAAAGTAGTTGAAAGAAAGAGAGACTGAACAGAAGAGCTACACACCTCCCACATTCTGAGAGCCTCATTAAAAGACAATTCTCGCCGGAACAGAACTAAAAGCATACGGAAGGCAAAGTGAAGACTCTCAGCACCAATACGTGATAAGTGAGAAAAGATATCTTTATCTGTGAGTTGCAATATGTGCCACAGTGACTGCAACTGATCCATCACCCCAGTTGGTCCCTCCATTTGAAAATTCGCTCGCTGCACATATAAGACACATAGCAAAAATCATAATGCATGATTCAGATAACATATGGTATATTAAGCAGTGTTCTAAAAGTCGATCTAGACGGCTTCTGAATGAAACTATTTTTATCTAATGATTTTTTTTTTATTATAAAAAGTTGGTCTAAATGTTCTAGGCGCCCGTCTAATCAATAATCTCATATAAGACGCCGTAGCGATTTTCTTGAACATTGATATTAAAATATTGGTATTACCGTTCTTCTTATGAGCATTTCAAAGCACCAAAAGGCATCAGCGTTATCTTCAAAAAGAACCACGAAAGGAGAGACTAAATCACTCATTCCTATCAACACATTTGCAAAACATAGAGTTAGTATCCCAAACCAAAACCATGTTTCTGTTCAACATATCTAAGAGACAAGATATAAGGAACCTTGGCAATAACCAGTTGCAGGATCAACCCAAGCATAGACCGCAAGTATATCAGACATTCTTCCTAGATTCCCTGGATCTTCGTAGAACTCAAGGTGGCTGTCCGTCCTCACCACATCAACAACTGAAGAAACAAAAGAGTTAACTAAGTTGTCGTAAACAAAAAAAAAGACAAGGATAATCATTCCTACCTATTCGATGCAATGTCCAAAGCCACTCAGAAACTCGATCTTCTGTGACATTCCCAACACGAGAGGGACTCTCCTTCACCGATGCTGTTTCAGGGACATCTGATATTCTCGAGCCAGGATAAGACGATGGTCCAACCGCTTCGATCTCTGAAGCGGGCTTAGGCTGTTCTCTAACTAACTCAGCATTCTTATCAACTCGAAAATGGTGCATTCCCTCCTTCTCCTCAGATCTTATCTCACTCTCCGGCGTAGAAACCTCTATCTTGTCTAAACTATTCCTCCCAAACAAATCCGTAACCGGCAGGGAGGGGAAGTCATAGTAACCGGCAGGGGAAGCAAAGCCAAAAGGACTAGAAGTTTTGTATACTACGCTCTCTGGACTTTCTCTTCCGCTTGCTAACTCAATAGACTCACTAGAACTCCCTCTTCTGTGTACATGAGGTGGTGCATCAGTACCGTTATTACTCCAATCACTGTGATTATGATTCTCAGTATCATCATGATCATCAACACAAGCTTCTTCTGTAGTAGAAGCCTTTACAGACTCATCTCTATAAGACTTCCGCATATCCATGACTTTAGACCCCACAACATAGGCAAGGGAGCCAGTTCCAACGCTTGAATGCATCGTCTGGCATTGCTTGAGCAATTCATTGTACCGTTTCCTTCGGGCAAGCCTGAGTTGGTTACGGTGCTCAGAGGTGCTGCTCAACTCATAACAACCAAGTAGAAACTCCCAAACTTCAGCTCTAATAGACGGATCGATTCCCTAAATAAGGATTCAACATCATACATCAGAGCATTGTATAAAGATAGCTTCTTCAGCAAAAAAAGAGAGAAGCATACCCCCAAAATGATTAACTTGAGTGCCTTTTGAAAACCAGAAACTCTCCCTTCACTATCAAAAGACGCCTGCCACTTCTCTGGCTTAAGCATTTTGCCGATCTGCGCCATTACAAATACTCATTTACATAACATTGTTATAGAGAAGATGGAATAAGAAACAAAAAGGGGTAAAAAAAGAGAAAGAGCTTACAGTGATAACAACCTGAATGTGTGACTGTGAAAGACAAGGCTCGCTCAAATCTCGAACCAAAGATCCAACTTTCTGCAAACTCACTACACCTGCTTTTCCACAACTCCATTGTTTGCCTTCTCCACCAGAACACATCAGTCCTCCTCACTTCCCCAAACTCTTCTCTGCAAAACATTCATCATCACTTATATATATATACACATCAACAAGATCATCAAGATCTTGTAGCACACATAGCCAGATCAGAATCCACCTTCTATTTCAATCAATAGAATAAAAAAAAAATCAGATCTTTACTGTGATCAGATTCCAATTTTTTCACAAAAATCCAAAAAAAAAAACATGATTTATAAATTTCAGACAGGAGATAGAGAGACAGATCAATGGACCCGGTCGGGTTGAGTTTCCTTAAAAAAAAGATCAAAAACAGAAACTTTCCTTAAACGTTTACGAACATTTAGAGCTCAGGTGAGAATATAAACATGGATGCAGAGAGATAAGGGGAAAAACCTGAAGGGGTCAAGGATCATGAAGGATGATGATCTTCTCCGATCTCCATTGTTTCATGGGCGACTGAAAGTTTGTTCCTTTTTTTTTTTTTTAATTTTCTTCCTTCTCTCTCCTTTCTGATCAAAAAGTGTTTCTATTTTCTCTCTCTTTAATTTTTTTTAAATTTTTTGTTTTTCTTCCTTTTTTAGGCTAATAACGCTTGCGGAAAAATTAAATAAACTTTAATCTAAAAAGTAAAGTGAAGTGTCGAAATAATTGTTATTGACTTATTATAGCCCTTATAGGACTAATTGACAATTAGTTGAGATCTATCTATACCATTATCATGTGAATGTCTATGTTTACGATCAACAAGATCAGTGTGTTTTGCAATGTTGCAATGTGATTAGATATTTGATTAAAATACGATATCTTATGAGTTATAGTGTATGTATATAATTATTCCGTTGGACTTTTCTTGTTAGCACTTTGAGAAAATACAAATTGGGCCTTTTTGAATTTTGTTGGGTTCCTATGATCTTTATTAGGCCCAATATAGCTAGATATTTATCATCAAAAGTAATACTACTTTACAGAAGACATGTTTCATAGTAAGGGAATTCTGAAGATATAGTTGTTAGTGCTTAAGTTAAATTTATCCGTCATTTAACTGTTCTATAGTTAAAGTTAAAAGGGCTATTCTTGTGGTTGCATCTACTGTTTTCCAAAACTTGATTAAATCCTAGTAAACTTGCTTTCATCCTAGTAAATTTAAAATGCATCGCACTGATTACATATCAGATCAGTGTACCGGCCCTAACTAGGTGCTCTTAGGCCGTCTAGGGCAGTTCCATATATAGTTTTTTTTTGTCAGAAAAATTTATTTTATTTTAACATGTATCCTACATTATTGGATCTATAATCACACGTCACAATACATGACAAAGAACTTTAATTAATTACAGCAAATAGGGAGACAAGCAAATTTCTGCAAGATATTATAGCCCTAGTTGTATATTGTTGAAGATTCCACGCTTGAAGAATCTTGAAAGAGAACTCGAATCTCATCGGACGGTCAAGATTCACCTATCATATCAAACTTTAATCACTTTTATAAATGGAGAATATGTTAGGAGAGGAAGTGGGTCATTCGTGGCACCAGCAGAACAATAAAATAGTCTCAGTCACGGATACTAACGTGCCATTGTGGTCGAATGCAGAGCAATTTGTATAAAGTGGATCACATGCATCTCTTGTTGATCTCCTGTAACCAACTAAATATTACGAGCAACTTGATAATTTATTCTTAGGGAGAGAGGTTACAAATCGGCTTATTCCTAATAGTTTTTGACACACAAATCGAAACCAATCATTGTAAGGTGCGAACGTACCAGCACCAGTGCACCGAATCTCATCAGAACAGCACGGATAATCGTGCTTGGG
Proteins encoded in this window:
- the LOC106336617 gene encoding small G protein signaling modulator 1-like isoform X1, which codes for MCSGGEGKQWSCGKAGVVSLQKVGSLVRDLSEPCLSQSHIQVVITIGKMLKPEKWQASFDSEGRVSGFQKALKLIILGGIDPSIRAEVWEFLLGCYELSSTSEHRNQLRLARRKRYNELLKQCQTMHSSVGTGSLAYVVGSKVMDMRKSYRDESVKASTTEEACVDDHDDTENHNHSDWSNNGTDAPPHVHRRGSSSESIELASGRESPESVVYKTSSPFGFASPAGYYDFPSLPVTDLFGRNSLDKIEVSTPESEIRSEEKEGMHHFRVDKNAELVREQPKPASEIEAVGPSSYPGSRISDVPETASVKESPSRVGNVTEDRVSEWLWTLHRIVVDVVRTDSHLEFYEDPGNLGRMSDILAVYAWVDPATGYCQGMSDLVSPFVVLFEDNADAFWCFEMLIRRTRANFQMEGPTGVMDQLQSLWHILQLTDKDIFSHLSRIGAESLHFAFRMLLVLFRRELSFNEALRMWEMMWAADYDESVTEALGNDCLEPLVIQLPRKTEAEVNEEAINGDSIKREPAISKSGPISKSSGLLSMSGLLPKSGPLPKTTGPLYEESGMKSSSSSYSAYHFCGLTRSLWSRNDRTTTTHVPCVVSSIKRGDYALPVFCVAAILIMNRHKIIKETRSIDDMIQIFNDKVLVFRVRRCIRTAMKLRRKYMYKSQVIKIKSHTNQVQIEHQTHMESQKLDETQSHGENQSQTKSLNHSPAAQNGD
- the LOC106336617 gene encoding small G protein signaling modulator 1-like isoform X3 produces the protein MCSGGEGKQWSCGKAGVVSLQKVGSLVRDLSEPCLSQSHIQIGKMLKPEKWQASFDSEGRVSGFQKALKLIILGGIDPSIRAEVWEFLLGCYELSSTSEHRNQLRLARRKRYNELLKQCQTMHSSVGTGSLAYVVGSKVMDMRKSYRDESVKASTTEEACVDDHDDTENHNHSDWSNNGTDAPPHVHRRGSSSESIELASGRESPESVVYKTSSPFGFASPAGYYDFPSLPVTDLFGRNSLDKIEVSTPESEIRSEEKEGMHHFRVDKNAELVREQPKPASEIEAVGPSSYPGSRISDVPETASVKESPSRVGNVTEDRVSEWLWTLHRIVVDVVRTDSHLEFYEDPGNLGRMSDILAVYAWVDPATGYCQGMSDLVSPFVVLFEDNADAFWCFEMLIRRTRANFQMEGPTGVMDQLQSLWHILQLTDKDIFSHLSRIGAESLHFAFRMLLVLFRRELSFNEALRMWEMMWAADYDESVTEALGNDCLEPLVIQLPRKTEAEVNEEAINGDSIKREPAISKSGPISKSSGLLSMSGLLPKSGPLPKTTGPLYEESGMKSSSSSYSAYHFCGLTRSLWSRNDRTTTTHVPCVVSSIKRGDYALPVFCVAAILIMNRHKIIKETRSIDDMIQIFNDKVLVFRVRRCIRTAMKLRRKYMYKSQVIKIKSHTNQVQIEHQTHMESQKLDETQSHGENQSQTKSLNHSPAAQNGD
- the LOC106336617 gene encoding small G protein signaling modulator 1-like isoform X2, with protein sequence MCSGGEGKQWSCGKAGVVSLQKVGSLVRDLSEPCLSQSHIQVVITIGKMLKPEKWQASFDSEGRVSGFQKALKLIILGGIDPSIRAEVWEFLLGCYELSSTSEHRNQLRLARRKRYNELLKQCQTMHSSVGTGSLAYVVGSKVMDMRKSYRDESVKASTTEEACVDDHDDTENHNHSDWSNNGTDAPPHVHRRGSSSESIELASGRESPESVVYKTSSPFGFASPAGYYDFPSLPVTDLFGRNSLDKIEVSTPESEIRSEEKEGMHHFRVDKNAELVREQPKPASEIEAVGPSSYPGSRISDVPETASVKESPSRVGNVTEDRVSEWLWTLHRIVVDVVRTDSHLEFYEDPGNLGRMSDILAVYAWVDPATGYCQGMSDLVSPFVVLFEDNADAFWCFEMLIRRTRANFQMEGPTGVMDQLQSLWHILQLTDKDIFSHLSRIGAESLHFAFRMLLVLFRRELSFNEALRMWEMMWAADYDESVTEALGNDCLEPLVIQLPRKTEAEVNEEAINGDSIKREPAISKSGPISKSSGLLSMSGLLPKSGPLPKTTGPLYEESGMKSSSSSYSAYHFCGLTRSLWSRNDRTTTTHVPCVVSSIKRGDYALPVFCVAAILIMNRHKIIKETRSIDDMIQIFNDKVLVFRVRRCIRTAMKLRRKYMYKVIKIKSHTNQVQIEHQTHMESQKLDETQSHGENQSQTKSLNHSPAAQNGD